GGCTTTTGCGCCAGGTCGCATCAATCACAATCAAGCGCAACTGTTCGGCGGCAATGCTCGTCAGGTTTGGTGTGGCTGGCGGCGGTTGAATGCCCAGTGAATGATAGTCTGCCAGTGCAGGGTAGAGCAGCAATGGCTGGCGTTGACCGGCGTAAATAGCAGCGTGCAATTCTGCGCTATCAAACTGTTCCGCCTTGTAAAGCTGGCTGTTTTTTACACTCAGGTGTAACAGGGCTGCCGTATTTTTTGCGTTTGTGGCTTCATCCGGGTGCTGCAAAATCACAAGCTCCACACGATTGTGAACCTGATGAATAAATGCGCAAAAACAAGTGCGCGCCGGGCGCAAGCAGCGATCACAGGTTGTTCGCTTGAATGACTCGCTACTCATCGCTGACGGTGCTCGTGTTGGATGTGCTTTGTTTTAGTATGTTGCGATCTGGTGTAGCAAGGTGTTGCAGGTCGTACTTGT
The nucleotide sequence above comes from Cellvibrio sp. PSBB023. Encoded proteins:
- a CDS encoding tRNA-uridine aminocarboxypropyltransferase; translated protein: MSSESFKRTTCDRCLRPARTCFCAFIHQVHNRVELVILQHPDEATNAKNTAALLHLSVKNSQLYKAEQFDSAELHAAIYAGQRQPLLLYPALADYHSLGIQPPPATPNLTSIAAEQLRLIVIDATWRKSRKMLYLNPILQQLPLLSLNDTPTSIYTIRKAHSENQLSTLEASCYALQQLEQRRVDYQPVLQAMADFVTQLAAFIPKPDEQTRRLSPDL